A genomic stretch from Candidatus Eisenbacteria bacterium includes:
- a CDS encoding HPr family phosphocarrier protein translates to MVEQTVTIQNRLGLHARACSVFVKEAAKFASHIFVIRDGLEVNGKSILGVMMLAAEMGAQLTLRADGKDEREALESLVRVVNNKFGEE, encoded by the coding sequence ATGGTGGAGCAGACGGTCACGATTCAAAACCGCCTCGGGCTTCACGCGCGGGCGTGCTCCGTGTTCGTGAAGGAAGCCGCGAAATTCGCCTCACACATCTTTGTCATCCGCGACGGGCTCGAGGTGAACGGCAAGAGCATTCTGGGGGTCATGATGCTCGCCGCCGAGATGGGCGCGCAGCTCACCCTCCGCGCCGACGGGAAAGACGAGCGGGAGGCGCTGGAATCCCTGGTGCGCGTGGTGAACAACAAATTCGGTGAGGAATGA